The proteins below come from a single Bactrocera dorsalis isolate Fly_Bdor chromosome 5, ASM2337382v1, whole genome shotgun sequence genomic window:
- the LOC105227219 gene encoding uncharacterized protein LOC105227219 codes for MSLLSPAVNHWTALLNIIIQTYFIDSHATCILWHHDFPFELQTPANGEFIQYINIWPDNLSQSLQQDIYNFTAFAETQLAHGMQPDALVQKLTIAIRESHCETFVAFQEDILSFARSFYNASRISVWRSLRNKFLFAYRKDLQQDTTAYFDDSLFIDQPNVLIVEAECGNCSTFALKTNKFIGPLAEHPEQLYVLDRYNGVDGKFELGVDLYMDKVQNLQGREVTVGIFDYRPFTVIDYERQPQIKDHSPENLRGMAHIDGTEVRMLLALCEVVNCTVNTDTSEDDWGTSYANLTADGIFGLVTSRKSHYAVGALYFWPDDYRYLDMSLFIGRSGVTCLVPSPHRLTSWLLPLRPFQLTLWLGVFACLGVEALALFFTRHLAPSDTEPQYGLMESFQFGYITTLKLFVSQGSDYVVNSHTVRMVLFACYMMDTIVTSVYGGGLSAILTLPTLEEASDSVERLYRHGIPWTATSPDWVISLKGADDDPMVEKLLQKYHVYTYEQLTEFAKTENMGFILERLAFGHFGNVDFLTDESFKRLKLMIDDIYFQYCFAFVPRLWALLPKLNDVIMRVHSTGLDIFWEWEVAATYMDGQQQEEIQASMYMDFDVGPVKLDMGNFIGLVLPLIIGFVFSIFAFIGELIYYKYTQKKAQAVINVN; via the exons atgtcaCTGCTATCACCTGCAGTCAACCACTGGACTGCGCTACTCAATATCATaa tacaaacatattttattgacTCGCATGCCACCTGTATCCTGTGGCATCACGATTTCCCATTTGAATTGCAAACACCAGCCAATGGCGAATTCATacagtacataaatatttggcctGACAATTTGTCGCAATCCTTGCAGCAGGACATTTACAATTTTACAGCTTTTGCCGAAACACAACTGGCCCACGGCATGCAGCCCGATGCGTTGGTGCAGAAATTGACTATAGCCATCAGAGAATCCCACTGTGAG ACTTTCGTGGCCTTTCAGGAGGACATATTGAGCTTTGCGCGCAGCTTTTACAATGCCAGCAGAATATCAGTTTGGCGTTCGTTGCgtaataaatttctatttgCGTACCGTAAAGACCTGCAACAGGATACGACAGCATACTTCGATGATTCTCTTTTCATAG ATCAACCAAATGTTTTAATAGTCGAAGCCGAGTGCGGCAATTGCTCGACGTTTGCATTGAAAACTAATAAATTCATTGGACCGCTAGCTGAGCATCCGGAGCAACTGTATGTATTGGATCGTTATAATGGTGTGGATGGCAAATTTGAGTTGGGCGTTGATTTGTATATGGACAAGGTTCAAAACCTGCAGGGACGCGAAGTGACAGTTGGAATTTTCGATTATCGGCCGTTTACAGTGATTGATTAT GAGCGTCAGCCACAGATCAAAGACCACTCTCCGGAAAATCTTCGCGGCATGGCACATATTGATGGCACTGAAGTGCGCATGTTGCTCGCACTTTGTGAAGTGGTTAACTGTACAGTAAATACCGatacat CCGAAGATGATTGGGGCACATCTTATGCAAATCTGACGGCGGATGGTATTTTCGGTTTGGTAACCTCCAGAAAATCCCACTACGCTGTTGGTGctttatatttttg gCCCGATGATTACCGCTATTTGGATATGTCCTTATTTATTGGCCGTTCGGGCGTTACTTGCCTAGTACCATCGCCACATCGACTCACAAGCTGGTTACTACCGCTTCGCCCCTTTCAACTCACCCTCTGGCTGGGAGTATTTGCCTGTCTGGGCGTTGAAGCGCTTGCACTCTTTTTCACACGCCATCTAGCGCCATCGGATACTGAACCACAATATGGTTTAATGGAGAGTTTTCAATTTGGTTACATTACGACACTGAAGCTATTCGTATCGCAGGGTTCGGATTATGTGGTGAATTCACATACGGTACGCATGGTGCTCTTCGCTTGCTACATGATGGACACGATTGTGACGAGTGTCTATGGCGGTGGTCTTTCGGCGATATTGACGTTGCCGAC CTTGGAGGAAGCCTCGGACTCTGTGGAGCGTTTATACAGGCATGGCATACCATGGACCGCAACGTCGCCTGATTGGGTAATTTCACTGAAAGGCGCCGATGATGAC CCGATGGTGGAAaaacttttgcaaaaatatcATGTATACACATACGAGCAACTAACGGAATTCGCGAAGACCGAGAATATGGGCTTCATTTTGGAGCGATTGGCATTCG GTCATTTTGGCAACGTTGACTTTCTCACAGATGAATCTTTTAAGCGCCTCAAGTTAATGATTGacgatatttattttcaatattgcttTGCCTTCGTACCACGCCTATGGGCCTTGCTGCCCAAATTGAATGATGTGATTATGCGAGTGCACTCAACCGGCTTGGATATATTCTGGGAGTGGGAAGTTGCCGCCACCTACATGGATGGGCAGCAGCAGGAAGAGATACAGGCATCTATGTATATGGATTTCGATGTGGGTCCAGTTAAATTGGATATGGGAAACTTCATAGGTTTGGTATTGCCTCTGATAATTGGCTTTGTATTCAGTATCTTCGCTTTTATTGGCGAATTGATCTACTATAAGTATACGCAGAAGAAAGCACAAGCGGTGATAAATGTAAACTGA